Sequence from the Seriola aureovittata isolate HTS-2021-v1 ecotype China chromosome 6, ASM2101889v1, whole genome shotgun sequence genome:
GCACTCATGAGTTATATTATCAGACTTTACATATGCATCctctttaataaataaatattttcacactattttaacAGCACAAATAGTCAGAGATCAGCTCTACAAAACCACgtttttaaagctgcttctatatatatatatatatatatattgcataatatatatatatataatatctcaTACATACTGAACTTGCACATaaagcattaaacacaaaatgcattaaaaaaccTCTCACCAAGCAGTTTACACACATAATAATAGTTGGAAATGTGCAGGAAAACGGAGACAATGGTGCAAGTTAAAGATTTATTCACATTAAATAATACTGTTTCAAAAATAGAATTTATACATAGTGCATGTTGATGTCCAAACTCCTAACAAGCCCTCAACGAAAGATTGTTGAGCCAGGGCATCCCATTTAAGTTTGCCTTGCGTAAGCAATCCACCCATGTGCCCATCCCCAAGCTCTGGTcctgcaggcagacacacagcCCATTCATTAGTAAAAATGTACATAACCACAtctgtttgaatgtgtgaaaagcacatccttcctctctctcagactggaaacctgtttcctgtctgagaCAAGTGAAGTTCGGACATTACCACATCCAAATAGGGGTTTTCAGGATGGTGGTGATAGGAGTGGCAAAGTGTTGAGAACAAAGGTGTGTAACTATTTACAGGGCTCGGAAATTTCTAAATAATATTAGtacaaataataatgatgtacATAGTCAAAAATATCTTATTGCTACatcacaaaaatacatcactCTTGAAATCTGATGTCCCAGTCCTGCTAAATACCTAACTTTTCTAAAGCCTTATTTTTGTCATAAACTGActacatttctattttaaaacCTGTCTGACCCCTTTGCGAAGCTTTAGTTTAGACAGAAAGATAAAGCCTTGCAGATTCATGAGTAGAGTGTCCAACAAACTGCCAGGTGTAAGCAaggtaattaaaaaaacaaactatgaCTCAGAGCGTTTGTTTGAACATTCAGGGCAAGCACCTGGCATGGCCTACACCTGTCTACTTCTTATCAGGAGTACATGGGTGTGGCTAAAACTAATAAGCAATCCAACTGAATATTACAAAGTGTGTGGAGGAAAGCTTAGTTACACCATGTGCTGGTTACAAGGAAGATTCACTCACATTTTAGAGTTGTGTGAGATTTTACTCATCCTTGCTGAACTTCCCTTTAATGTATGGCACATAGTCTAGCACTAATCGCCAGTCTGTGAAGTGAACGAGTGTCACTCCACCCACTGTTCCCCAGGCAGCCAAGTTTGGTATCCtagatgggagaaaaaaaaaaaagccaatgggattcATAAATGAGACAGAAATAATCAATCAACTGCAATACACATACATCAACAGCAACTTGGACAATAACACTCTAATTAACTTGTTAGGtaggttgtttgtttgttttaaaactacCAAATTCATCCTCTGAAGATCTGTGTGCTTCAGCAGTTTGAACTTAAACAGATTTCGTTTAACATAGTCAGCGGTTACAATTTTCAtaagttcattttgtttgtgattaCTGATGACCAGAATCAAAGGAATCAACTTGAACACTGGTTCAAGTGAAACTTATATCCATGCACTGATGTAATTCAAGAAAAAATGAGTAACTTTTCATAAAAATACTGATCGAAGGAAGGATCGATCAATTAATTAACtgacgggggaaaaaaaaggctgtttaTAATTGATTAGTTAGTACTCATTTTCGTTTAATTTCTATAAATTTCAGGTTAGCAGTGGCTCCCCTATATTTTTGTAGGTCAATGATATTGCTGTGTACACAGTATGTTTCTACTAAAAGAAACAGAGGTCACTGTGAGGCAATCcataatataaacacacatcttCATACATATATTGAGTAAATTATCAACAACTCATCCTGACTGTGAGACTGGCTCCACTACATGTTAACAAAGtattattttactatttaaaaTCACTGCAGACTCGAAATGTTTGAATAATTTTGATACGGTTAAGTAGCAGTTAAATATCGGACAGGTCTGAGATGTAATGTTAACTAGCTGTGCTGTTAACTCGGTAAGAGGATGATGCTAACTAGCCCGGCTAGTTCAGCCAGTAGTAAATAAACTAGCAGGCTAAGCTAATGTTGGCTAGTAAACTGACGGGTCACGCAGAAGGACACGGAGGCGTTGACAGACTCATTTTGTACGCGGctaaaagactaaaaaaaaaaatgtgcagtaCATTACTCCAACTCTCCTATCGACTTAACTTACCACGCTCTCAGAATAGAAATGTACTTGGCACCGACGAACTTATTAAGTATTTTCTGGACCATCCTGACCTCTTCTTGGTTGTTGCTCTTTACTCCATGCAATGTTGCTTCGCTGATGGCTGTTAAGGACCCTGGGCTGTCTCTTCTTACGCCTGATAGAAATAAACGACGGCCTACACTGGCTGCAACAGCAGCTCAGGGTCGTTTCAGGCCACCACTCCAAAGGTCTCCGTTTACAGCAAAGATGTTTTTAAGAATCTGTGTGCTCTGTCTCTGGCAACCATTCAGCTATAATACTCGAGTCCTGCGCTTAGTGGCTTTATGAAATCAATAGTATTAGATCTTATCTTGCTTTCGATTTAATGTGGTGCCTTGGTTGCATACACATAAAGCTGCCATAGATGTATTTGTTCCCTATTCGGCTATTGGCAATggaaaatatgaacaaattcATTTTCCGAACTACAATAAACCCTTTATTACaatgttttcctttattttcctttttatgtatACAATATTCAAAAGCCAGACATTGGAAAAGGTATAATCTGTTATTAAAAATGGCACATTTATTGCTACATTACTGTTATATACAGGACAGTTCTcaactatatatatttatatatatatatataaaaagagagagagagagattgagtgAGGCACTCTGAGGACCTTGCAGGAGTCATCCTCACTCCCAAGATGGCAGGCTCTGTACCTGTGAATGTATTTAACACTCAATAGTCTCCCCTCCTTTTAGTTCAACAAAGATATGACAAAATTGATGAAAGCAAGCGTTTTATTACTGCTTTCTTATACCAAAACAAGTCCAAGCCCGTCAACTGAACACTTTCCAttataatattgtaattttctgttgacATTATGTGCTCCTGCAGTGGTCGGTTGCTTTTCTGCAAACTGTGTCTGTCAAGACTTGTGTCAAGAAATAAAGTTCCCCCAAACAAAAATTTGAGTATATAGCTTGCGGGCTAATGGGATGTTCACAGAATACTAATTGACATCAAGTCAGATTTTCCCTTGGAACAAATCGACAATATTCAGTACACTTATTGATcttgtaataataattatagtaaaaaaaaccaaaacttcaaatacaacTTTTTGAAAGAAGTAATCAGAACTTCTCACAAAAAGTCACTGTCAATGTTACCAAAGAGCTGGAAGAGTAAAAGGTCAGGGGTGAAAATTGTCACTGAAGACAAAATATACTGaaagtcactgcagcagagggcTTGCACTCTGATATACAGAAATTTAAAATGCTCCAAATCATTAGACTCTAGCTACtatggaaaataaaactcactCCCTACATTGAAAGTGAAGCAACACATACACTGAAACATGTTAATGTGCATCAAAAGCAGACATTCAGAGCCAAAAGCAGCATCTCTTGAACCCTGTTATGTCAAGTGATTTAGAAATATAGGGTAGATAGAAAGAAAACTCATGACCTGGACCCATGACCTTAACTAAAACAGCAGTTTGGACAATATAATCCAGTtgaataaatcagaaaaaaaggaataaaaactaaacaagatctatgtaacatttatttatttaactagATACACTGAAAGAAAATCTCTTTATACCATTTAAACTTCttcctgaaaattgaaaaaagcaTTAGGAGAAGGGAGGGTGGGGGAATGAACAAGTACCTCTTTAATCTCCAtgataaatgaaatgatatggttcacaaaataaaactgtcttaaatgaaaatacaagtTCAGGCACTGATAAGGTATCACTCTCCCATCATGACATCTTAAGTCTTGAGAATGAAAAGGCCACACTATTGACTTGTATAGGTCTTTTTCGTCATCTCTTTTTGtagaaattaaaacacacaaaatgctcTACCTCCCATTTGTGATTACACGTTGGTAAAATGCAgtcaaaacatgacatgacatgggATTAACATCACAATAACACTGTTTTGTTCTCCATATTATCCATTACCTTACACGCAAATACCGACGTCTGCCTCCAAAATATGTGCAGGATACTAAAAAAGTGAGCTGCACACAGAGCCACTTGGTTGAGGGCAGACATTagaaaaaggtgaaatgaaaactaTTATACTGTACTGACAAAACCCAGGaacacaagtttgaaaatgaaggCGATCCACATTTGTATGGTAGCTACATTCAAAACCAGTTGCATAATTACTGTTAGAGACAAAAATCCCTTCCCACATTTTTCCTCGGCGCCTCACTGCTAAAGTCAGACCACTTTAACAAGATTGCAGCACAAACTGTCCACATACCCccaaatggaaagaaagaattCATCTGGGTAGCTGATGATATGCCTTACAACTAAAACTGGAATAAAGGATACACCAAACGCTTTCAATATTTGTCTTCAATCATCTTTTGACCCTTGGTTCaattttgaattaatttttcaacaaattcatttaaatgtcaaatcCCCTTATTCAGCTCATCTACAATACACTCTAAACTTCAAACTAATATTGCCATTTATGTAAAAAATCTACAATGTATAGactaacaaaaaatatatatttttatatatatttaattttgaaaaatgaaacatatcAGAGTAATGTATGAAGTGAATTTACACATCACACTTCTCTCAGTAAGAAACGTGAGAACAAACTTACTCAGGAGATAGGTGAAGGGCTGTAATTCAGTGGGAATGCTCGCTTAGGAAAACAAAAGCCTTCGTTTCACAAAGACTTGTCTGCTTCAACAACTGCGTACTGATGAGATCCCTCCATCACAGGAACccagatttttttgtcttttacagaAGATCGATTAAGGGGGAAAAACTTGGAACTGTGAAGTCTGCTGGCATTGTCAGTGAACCATTTCAAGAAAGCAACAGCACTGATTGGTGCTTATCACTTAGCAAGAGTCTCAAATGGCTTTTTTTACAGGACTTTCAGGGACTGAAATGCACTACAGGTCGACACTTAACTTCCAGCCTAAACCTATACAACTGTGCTTTGTCTTGTCTATGAATGCTTTAGTATATAAAGCAGTACAAAAACCTGAACCTATGACAAGGAACTACTGGAGTAATACTAGAATTCGTGgtcaacacagaggaagaacagtTTTGTAGTTGACAGATTCTACCACTTGGAAAATTCATAACCTTCAAGGAAGGAGTCTTCTATTCCAAGTCTCCAGATGCCTTGTGGGACGAGACCGGGCTCCAGTCAGAGACTGCCTCTAGGTCAGAGTTCCCGTCTTTCATGTAAGCTGCATTTGAACTGTAAAAACTTTGACCTTCCCTTGTGACCTTTTCACTGCCCTCCCCGAAAATTTGCTGATAAGATCAAGGAAAAGTCACTGAATTTAGACAATTCAACTTCAACTATAGGTTTGGTTACATAACATATGTAAGACTGTACCATCACGCTGGGAATgacatacattaaaaataattgcTCATACACATAAGCAATCCCTTACAATAAATGTTCCTCACATGTAAAGCAATTTGCTTAAATGTCAAATAGAAAACATGTAACAATTAGGCACAAATCCTTGAttcaatttgtgtttgtttaggtCTCCTTTCTTTCACCAGAGCACCTCTCGGCAGTGTGTGAAGTCCCAATTTGTGGCAGGACATAAAAGTACTCCGGCGTTCCATCGTGTggaaaccaaaaaagaaaaaaaaatattaaatgtataaaacaaagcaaaaaaagaaaaaaaaaaaagaagaaaaaaaaaagttcttcaCATTTGAGCTTGTAGTCATGGTTGGGAGTGCGACAAACAGGCTGTGTCAGTTTTGgcagtatgcatgtgtgtacgagtgtgtgaatgtgcatctTGAAACTTGAACGGACAATACACAGACATgtccacatatacacacacactgagaataATGGGTGGAAGAAATTTGTTAAGGCCACATCCTCTGACAGCCAAGGAAACACCACCAGATCTGTGAAAAGAAAGGACCACAAACATTATGCTGACTGCTAAAAATGTAATCAAGTGTAGAATAAATGCCTACAAAATCCTCTGGTTTACATTCTGAACAATCACTTCATTAGCAAATCCTCAAGACCTACCTGGTGTTACATGTGGCCAACTGGATTGTGGCCATCTCCTCCCATACTAGGATGGCCTCCTGAGAGCTGCATGGGTGCTTCACCGACCCCAgacaccttctcctcctcacgGCGTTTTAAACATGCTGCCTTGGGGTTAAGGTTACGCTCTGACAGagaacaggaaaacagaaacagggtTCATCAGTATCAAGAAATGACTGCGCATTTAACAGAGCCTAACAAATCTGTGCTTCCCATCCACCACGTGCTGCTTGCAGACTGACCTCTGACTTGTTGTTCTAAATTGAGGATGACATTGACGGCTTGGTGCAGGATGAGAAGTTTGGTCTGAGGTTTGTCATGGCTGAGGTGCAGCTGGCACATCCTCCCAAGCTCCTTGAAAGCCTCGTTGATGTCCCGTACTCTGAGACGCTCACGGGCATTGTTAGCCACTCGCCGTTCCCTCTCGCGCTCCATCTTCACTTCTGGGGGAACGTCCTCGTCATCTTCATTGTCCACACTGCTTACAAATAGAGATGAAGTGATTAAGACATGGGCAGGACGAAATTTCAAATAAACCATCAAACACCATAGTACTGAACTTTTGTACTGAATTGATGGTCGAGCAGTTTATACTATATAAAAGTGAATACTGTGAATCTCCCATTTCAGAAGATCAATTTGCAATCTTTACCCCACGAAAGTTAGACAGGTTCACTTTTAATAGTATACTGCACTATGTGCACATTGTTTGCTGCTGTACCTAACATTATGTATTGTAAGAAGGGAAGGCATGATAAGCTGGAGCATGCACCGTTTCCGTCATCAAAAAATCTTTGTGATTTAAGATAAGgatttgtgttcattttcaagttttccaTATCAAACCTCCTTTGCAGCATATAGCTAGTGAACTTCagaatgtcataatattttactACAGTTATTCAGCCaattaaaattcacattttagaCACCAACGCCATGAACATGTGCTTTGAGTGATGTCTGGTAAGAGCCCACAAAGCACAAGACATTGATTCTCTATTGGAGAAACTTACTCATCTTTCTGGTCTGAAAGGCCAGAGAGCATCTGGAGGGTCAACGCCTCCTTTCTGAAAACGTGACATGAAGGGAGGGGGATTTTGACATTGTTAAACATCTAACCCAGACTGAGCCGTCAGTGGGACACACAGGAAAGAGTAATTGAATTACATTATCTTTTATAAGTGTCTAACAGCTGACATTTGGAACCTTGCAGCGGATATTTCCACCATCAAATGGTTCCCTTTATATTCTCATACTTGGCATTTGTGACAAGAGAATCTCCACCTTTGTGGGATAAAATTGTTTGCACTTGAATTAAACAGCACTATtaaacagttttgtttctgGTCAAAACACAAATGCAGGGTAAAAGTACAGGGAAACAAGTAAAGACAACTGACCTTGTTCGACTACGTGCTATCTTGGAGTCCTTCTTTTCATCGTCAGACTTGTCTCCAACAgagttttcatcatcatcatcatcatctttgtcttctctcttgatgtctgagctgctggaggagtgtGTGGAGCGAGCCATACCACCAGGGAGACCTagggacaaacacagaaaagtgaGAATTCAATTCCAAGGCACTTA
This genomic interval carries:
- the LOC130170521 gene encoding cytochrome b-c1 complex subunit 10-like; translated protein: MVQKILNKFVGAKYISILRAWIPNLAAWGTVGGVTLVHFTDWRLVLDYVPYIKGKFSKDE